CTTTTTAAAGGATGGCTTAAACATGGGTTTCTTTATGGGAGTGGCGGTAGCAGTGGCATTATTAGTAGCAGTTGCAGTAGCGGTGGCAGGCATTTCTGCAACTTCTGTGCTGAACGCGCGCACTTTGTAATTGCTTTGCTCGTCGTTTAGTTTATTGTATAAATTTTGCGGGATAAAAGTATCGGTTTGCGGTATGGTAACGTTTGGCTTTATCCATTCCAGGTCGCCTTTGCGCCAAACGTAGGCAAGGCCAAGTATCAATATACCCAAAAACACAAACATTTCTGTTAACGATACCATTCCCCAGCGTTTATCTATCTGGGCTATATCTTTATTACCAAATACCGTTGCCCAGGGGAAAACAAATACCATTTCTACATCAAACAACAAAAACACCAATGCAATAACATAAAACCTGGAGTTAAAGGGAAGCCACGCGCTGCCGGTAGGTTCCTCGCCGCACTCGTAGGTGCTTTGCTTTTCGGCATTAGGGTTGTTTGGAGCTAAAATTCTATTAACGCCAAACAGCAGGCCTATAAAAACAATGCCTGTAATTAAAAAGATAAGTATCTTTCCAAATTCTGATATTTGCGCAACATCATTCATGACAGCAAATTTAACAAAACAATCAAACTTTGATGCTATAATTATCGGCGGCGGTGCCTGCGGACTGATGTGCGCGGTACAAGCCGGTTTTTTAGGCAAACAAACTTTGGTTTTAGAAAAAAACGACAAACCCGGTGCCAAAATATTAATTAGTGGCGGCGGCAGGTGCAATTATACCAACCTGTACACTACCCACAAGCAATTCATATCTCAAAACGAGCACTTTAGCCGCTCGGCATTGGCGCAATGGACCGTAGATGATACCATCACTTTTTTTGAGACCTACGGCATTGAAGGTAAAGAAAAAACACTGGGCCAGCTATTCCCGCTGAGTGACAAGGCTAAAGATGTGGTGAATATTTTTACAAATTTATGTGATGATTTGGGCCAGCCGATTTGGTGCAATAGCGAAGTTATAAGTGTTGAAAAGGTTGAAGGTGGTTTTAATGTGCGGGTTGATAAGGAAGGTAAGGAGCTGCTTTTAACTGCACCCAAAGTTGTT
This portion of the Inquilinus sp. KBS0705 genome encodes:
- a CDS encoding NADH-quinone oxidoreductase subunit A is translated as MNDVAQISEFGKILIFLITGIVFIGLLFGVNRILAPNNPNAEKQSTYECGEEPTGSAWLPFNSRFYVIALVFLLFDVEMVFVFPWATVFGNKDIAQIDKRWGMVSLTEMFVFLGILILGLAYVWRKGDLEWIKPNVTIPQTDTFIPQNLYNKLNDEQSNYKVRAFSTEVAEMPATATATATNNATATATPIKKPMFKPSFKKPANDA